In Malus sylvestris chromosome 15, drMalSylv7.2, whole genome shotgun sequence, a single genomic region encodes these proteins:
- the LOC126602112 gene encoding transcription factor HEC2-like encodes MDIGQYKSEEQMEMMMMMQMEKISELCGAYNDVVSDLPQSDLNFSSTTTSPNSISATMSHYTTDQNPQNNSIHSPNSNSQSFLNLPTIPSTISFTNTNPTEQTLFSAPSQKRASMAAMREMIFRIAAMQPINIDPESVKPPKRRNVKISKDPQSVAARHRRERISERIRILQRLVPGGTKMDTASMLDEAIHYVKFLKTQVQTLERAATNRPTGIGFPVAMSSGSYISNSMAKAYQAPPSHQNVQHFGDA; translated from the coding sequence ATGGATATTGGCCAGTACAAATCAGAGGAGCAGatggagatgatgatgatgatgcaaatggaaaaaataTCCGAGCTCTGCGGTGCCTACAACGACGTTGTTTCCGACCTGCCGCAGTCCGATCTCAATTTCTCCTCCACCACAACTAGTCCCAATAGTATCAGTGCCACCATGTCTCATTACACTACAGACCAAAACCCACAGAACAATAGTATCCattcaccaaactcaaactcACAATCCttcctaaaccttccaacaatcccATCTACCATTTCATTCACCAACACAAACCCTACCGAGCAAACATTGTTTTCAGCACCGTCACAAAAACGTGCTTCGATGGCAGCCATGAGGGAGATGATATTCCGGATTGCAGCCATGCAGCCAATCAACATCGACCCGGAATCCGTTAAGCCGCCAAAGAGAAGGAACGTGAAGATTTCTAAGGACCCTCAGAGCGTGGCGGCCCGGCATCGGAGAGAGAGGATTAGTGAGAGGATTAGGATCCTGCAGAGACTTGTCCCGGGCGGGACAAAAATGGACACCGCTTCCATGCTAGATGAGGCCATTCACTATGTCAAGTTTTTGAAGACTCAGGTCCAAACGCTGGAGAGAGCTGCGACTAATAGGCCTACCGGGATTGGATTTCCTGTGGCCATGTCTAGTGGGAGCTACATATCTAACTCTATGGCTAAGGCTTATCAGGCTCCTCCTTCTCATCAGAATGTGCAGCATTTCGGTGATGCTTAA